The Syngnathus acus chromosome 12, fSynAcu1.2, whole genome shotgun sequence genome contains the following window.
CTGTGGAAGTGAGCAACATGGTTTGGTTCCTTGTCAGAGAAgagaaatgaatgcaaaaatTCACTGGCATTGCTGCTCAAATGCTCACCAGCCATCCGCCGCCATCCGTCTCCATGTCGCAATAGACCTGGATGAGCTGGCTCTCGACGCCGGCCACGTAGATGGCATACACGCCAGATGTGTTTTCCCCATTCTGGAAGAGCTCAGCGCAGTCTCTGGGGTAATTATGCAGATGGCCCACTggaaacaagcaaaaaataaaaatcaaacagtTTGAAACAGTTTTCCACCAGAATGCAGCACTGACAGGACTTTGGGATCGTGATGGCGAAGACCTGTGCTAAAGACTGTGGTCCCGTGTTGGCTCCGCCCAGCTGTGGCGATGGCTTGCAGGTGTACCGTGTACTCTGTGGACCTGGCCAGCTGGGCCATGTTGTACGAAGAGGCGGTGGAACTCAGCATGACTTCCTACAAAATCATTTGCGACAAATTATTACCGGTAAGTGTGTCAAAGGCCACTTGCGGCATACCCGGGTGGTGCCATCTGCTGCGGAGAAGGTGAGCGAGTAACCGCTAATGGCCGTTTGCGGGGGTCTCCATGTCAGAGTGGCGCAGTCCGTTTGAATGTTGACGGCCACCAGATCTCGAGGGGGGTCCACCTCTGGGAACAAATCTGGGTTAGCAAAGTTGCAACaagattgatttgatttccatCCGAGCCTACTGGTGGTGAATTGTGTCAGCACAGACGCGCTCATCTGCGCCTCCCTGGTGGCGAAGAGTTCCACTGAGTAGAGAGTGCCTGGAAGCAGCGAGCCTATCTGCAACTCGGTTCCAGAAACACGCTCCACGATCGGGGCcgctgatgggggggggggggcacaaatCAACACGGAGACATTTTCAAGTCAAGCAGCACAACAGACAAACCTGACTCGGAATTGTACGTTATCACGTATCCGTCCACCGCAGCCACGGGGGGTTCCCATCGCAACCGGGCCGAGCTGTCTGTGATGTTAAGCGCCGTCAGACTTTGAGGTCGGTCCAAAGCTGTCGGGGTAATCCATAGCAACGGTCTCATTGGAAGATCTTCTCAGGGGCCCGAGGGCTGCGTAGACTAACCAGTGGTTATGACGTCGCCGCTCGGCTCGCTCTCCTCCAGGCCCTTCACCGCGTTGATGGTCACCTGGTACATCCTGCCGGGACTCATGTTGGGCAGCAGAGCCTGCAGCACCCCGCCGTCCACAGTTACGCTCATCGGGTTTCCTGCGGACAAGAAAGGATTAGGACTCGAGTCCTCATCCCTGTCCGAgactcacgagcctcacctcctTCAAATGGCGCGTAGGTGATATGATAATTGTCGACTGCGGACTGAGGCGTGGACCAGTGGACCACGGCTGACGAGTCGGTCACGTCGGAGAAACGAAGGCCCTTTGGAGTAGTCAGGCCTGGTGGAGGGAAAAGGAGTTATAAGCACTTGAGAAAAAGTCCAAGGACTCAAAGTGGTCCGGGCTCAGCAAGCCTCCACCAAAGAAAACCAATTGGTAACTTGATCCAGAGGTTAGCGGAAAACCAAAGGATGAGACCAGAGGATTCCGAAAGATTAGTAGACGAGCAGTGGATCTGGTTTGGAAGGGTTCCAGAGTTTAGTACAAACCATCCAGTTCTGAGAGGTCCCAAAAAGTTCAAATAAGGCATTGGAACAAGTTTCGAAGAGGTTAGTTATAAGAATGAGGTTCCAGAGGCTGATGTAAAACCATTGGATCCAGTTCTAAGCAGAGGTTagtagagaaaaaaacagatcaaGTTCTGAGGTCTTCAAGGAGTTAGTTTGAATCATTTTTGAGAGGTTCCAGAGGTAACAGATCCAGTTCTGGGAGGTCTGAGAGTTTAGTATGCAAAACGCAGATCCAGGTTCAAGGGGTTAGTGTGGAGCAGCAGATCTAGTTTTGAGAGGTGTGTATTTCGGGTCGGGTACCTGTCTGAGCAACCCCAATGATCGGTTGGGAGCGGTGGTCCAAAGAAAGGCCGTAAAGTTCAATTTCGTACTCTGTGCCTGCCATGAGTCCAGTGATTAGCCTGGTCCGCTCAGCACCGTGGACAATGTGCTCCTGAGGACGGGCCAATCTTTTGCTGTCCCGTAGTTTGATGACAAATCTGTCAAAGAGGTCTTCGTCCGCCGCCCACGACACGCGGAAACTGTCGGCCGTGATGTCGGAGACAAAGAGGTGCTCCACCTCGGGTTCTGCCTCTGGGCCGGAAAGGAAAGTTTGTTGGTTGGTTCATCCACTGGGGATCTTCAGACAGACACATTAGAAGGTTCCTCGGAGGTCACCGATCGGGATGCAAGTGCAAGTTAGTCCGAGCGGAAGTAAGGAAAAATGGAAGAGCCAAAAAAGCTTGTCGGAGAGTTTCAATTGAGTCATTTTCAGACGGGAGGAACCCAGTTTGGTGCCATgcgtcctccctccctcccgccagACACGCTTGCAGCACATTCAAAGACAATGAAAGAGATTGACGCAAACGTCATGCTCAATGTTTTCCTTCCTCTGACAGTTTGGCTCCTTTTATTCGATTTCAGAggttcaatattttttgttacatCCAATTGTAGCTCAGGTTCAATGATAGCCCCGGGTTAGTAGAATGGAACAAGCTCCAGCTCCCATCGTACGCTGATGCCGAGAATAGAAGCACAAGTGTCCCTTTCAAACCATCGGAAGGAAAACACGCTGTCAAATACGCACGCAAACCAACCAGCTGGCCCGCATTTGATTTGgggggaaaggaaaaaaaaaaaaaaaaaaaaaaagggacaggAGCGCCACAATGCCTGCTCCTGCCAAGACCGCGTCATAGACGCTTGAAAGCAAATGACAAGCGGAAACCAGTCTTCGTCATAAATCAGGTCGGGCGGCAATACGAAGAAGCCTCAGCAGCAAAACATGGCAACATGGCAGGGCCCAGTGACCGGCGTCTTCCAtgacttcaaaacaaataaatcaacgGAGGCGTTGCCGTGTGGCGAGCttgaaacaaagaaacaaaaactgaGCAAGCAACGACTCAGAGGTCACAGAACTTGAACTGGAAGTCAAGGTAGTTGCTTTCCCTGCGGTTGGTACCTGTGAGGGCAAGCGCGGTGAGGGGCCGAGAGAGGAGCCCCGCCTTTGACACGCCCGTCAGCCTGACCTCATAGCCTATCCCGGTGATGAGCCCCCCGACGTCCAGGTGGCTCTGGCTTCCCGGAACCTTGAACTCCTGAGGCTCCAGAAGCCATCCCGAGTCAGTCACCACTAGGTTAAAGTGGCTGAAAGCCCCGGAGGAGGACCACGCCGAGTCTTCCCGCGGCTGCCGCTGCTTCACGCTCCACGACGCACGGAAGCCGAAGGGGGTGACGTTGGAAATGGTCAGGTTTTCCACTTTGGGTAAAGGTGCTGGAGGGAGGTGCGAGGaggttgtttttgtcacttaAGTTGTCTTGGGAAAGGCCTGTTCTGGTTCTCTCTGATTTTgtggattttggtttcatgCAGTGAGCAAGGCGTGAAGCCGGAGGGTACCTGTGACGGCGTGGACAAGCGTGGAGGGCGTGCGGCGGCCGTGGGAAAAGCCGTAAACTTCCACGTTATAGCTCGTGGCGTCCATCAGGTCAGAGACGGTAAGGTTTGTGGCGGTGCCGGGCAAACTGAACTCTCGCGCCTCAGACTGTTGCTCGGCGTCACCGACACGGACAACAAAGCCGTCAAAGTGGCCGGACGCGATAGTCCAGCTCACGCTGAGGTTATGCGGACCGCTAGACAGCGCGCTCACCGGGCCCAACACGGGGGCATCCTCTGAACACAAAGAAGAAGATGGCGGTTgaggggcggctcggtggtggtggtggtgggaggGGCCTACCTGTCGTGGCCTCAGCGAATAGGGGCGGCGTGTTGCTGCCGCCGGTGCTGGCGTACAGCTTTATATTGTAGTGTGTACGGGCTTTAAGGCCGGCCATGAGCGTGGAGCGCGCGTGGCCCGGCAGAACCTGACCCATGGCCTGCGAGGGCAAAGCAGACTCTCTGACTTCTACGACAAAGTTATCAAACGTCTTGGCAGCCGCCCGCCACGTCAGAGACACTCGGTCCGAGGTAACGTTAGCGACAACTAGCTGGGACAAATCTGGCTCTTCCGCTACGAGAGGGGAGAAAGAGATATACAGGAGATGCTTGTTAAactaaagctttttttttttttttttttacatcactgTGATGTCGTCCCCGCAAGGCCGTCAAAGGACTTTCTCACGCGACCCAAAAACTGCTGATGTCAGCAATACGATGCAAGCCCAGAAGTCAGGAAGACGATTGATTTGAAGCGTACGAGATCCTTCGCAGGGACGACagcaccatttttttcttcgaaAATCTCACTGgcgattattttaaaaaatacctGTGGTCGCAACGACACTGACAGCGCTCGTTCGGGCTCCTTTGTACGTCCCGTAGAGGAAGGTTACATAGTCCGAGGCGGGCCGCAGCCCCGACACCTGATGTGCCGTTGCGAAGCGGGACAGGTTGTACTCCCTCGGCTTCATCAGCCAATCGGAGTCAATAATCTCCAGGACAAACCCGTCCAAGGGGCCCTCGGTGTGGTTCCAGACCACCGAGAAGCTCTCGGACGTCACGTTGGACACGTTAATTTCACCGAGCGACGGCTGAGACGCTGAAGGGAGAAAGCGTCGTTAGATCAAAATTTGATCCAGCTCTGTGTTGACTTTGGTTAGTTTTGGATTTCTGTTCTTTGTCACGTTGCAATGGTCTCCGTTTCCAAGGGGGTGCGGCTTAGCAAAAGGAGACTGAACCAATCATGCTCTCGAGTTGTTCAAACGATTGCGACAAGATGCTTTTGAGAAACGAGATCGATTTGCTTTGGCAGTCCTCGCAGCGTATCGatgcagggggcggggctgaGCGTCATGCACTTTGATAGAAGAATGGGACGCTTTGGGCTTTCTCTCTGCGGTTGTGGTTAGGCAGACGCGTGATTCAATGAGGTTAGGGCCATGTATGCGCGGCATGCGCcacaacaaaagacaaagttGGAAGGAAAATCAGTCAAAGCTGTTTGAGCAGCTCAGCAAATAGTTAGACTTCACAAAACGTTAGCGAGACTCAGCTTTGAGCTGACATTTCTGAAAGGCAAGCATATCTTCCCTTTTCTTGAGGGGCATGCTCGCGATGATCGCCATGCACTGACGCTCATTCCAAGCTTCATgaatgttgatgacatcattgagCAATTTGTTAGGGGAATAAAAAGCTAGCGTGGCAAGGCACGGGAATGGACCTGGTACCTGTGGTGGCTTGACCGTACACGGGCTCCAGAAAGGTGTCCCGGTAGAGGGGGTACAGGACCACCATGTAGGTGGTGTTGGTGTTCAGGCCCCACAGGCCCAGGCTGAGCGCGCCGCCCGACACGCTCAGGTTCTGGCTCTGCGCCATATCGTCCAAGTTTGTTACCTCCACCACAAAGCTGTcgaagtcgccgcccgagggGCTCCAGGAGGCCGTGAAGCCGTCCCAGGTTATGTCGGAGAAGGTGAGGTTGGCCACGGAGGGCCTCGCTGAGGGCCTCGCTGAGGGCCTCGCTGAGGGCCTCGCTGAGGGCCCCGCTGAGGGCCCCGCTGAGGGCCCCGCTGAGGGCCCCGCTGAGGGGCCCGCTGAGGGGCCCGCTGAGGGGCCCGCTGAGGGGCCCGCTGAGGGGCTCGCTGAGGGCCTGGCTGCCTCTGCTGGCCAACAAAACCACAATCACTGCAATTTTTGCACGCTTGAGTTGACTTCTTGGGAGCCTCGACCAGGGATGAACAATCCATTCAGTGACCTCCATTCAAGTTTTACGAATTCAAATCATGGCTAGAAATGTTTCTTCCCCCAAGTTCAAAGGGCTCCAAGAGTACCTGTGAGGAAATCAATGGGTTACGGTGCCCCCCCGGTACCTGTGGATGCCACCAGAGTGACCGGCGAGCTCATCCTGTGGCCTCGTTCGGCCGTCAAGGTGACGGTGTAACTCGTTGCTGGCGTTAGGTCGGGCAAGACGAAGGTCGTCTCCGAGGCGGGGATCTCCGCCTCCTCCACTTGTCCGTCTCTGGAGACGTACACCAGCCGGTATCGGGACACCTTGGCGTGCGGCTTCTCCCATCTGATGCGGATGGACGTCTCCGTAGACTCGGCTTGCTCCAGACCTTGGGGAGGGTCCAGATCTGAAAGGAAACCATCAGTCATGAATCTGATTTTTCGTCAGGATCATGATGTCACTCACCCGTCGCTGCGTTTATGGTGGTTGGGAGGCTTTCCCGCTCATTCTTCACGCTGGTCACGCCGATCCCGTACTCGGTCCCTGGCTTTAGCCCTGGGCAGCCACCagaggtgaaaaaaataaataaaaaagtgttgTCCTCCCCTCTACACTTACCCGTGATTGTGGCCGTGGTGCTTTGTCCCGGTCCTCGCGGGAACACTTCCTCGCCGTGGGCAGCGCCAGACAGCGGGCTGTATTTCACACGATAGTTGTCCACGTCGGCCTGATTGTTGCGCCACGTCAGGGTGATGCTGTTTTCTGTCTGCAGCACGGCCAGCAACTCCCGGGGGGCGTCCAGAGCTTCACGCCATACCACACCCTCACGTTAGTCATCCGAGTAGCACGGAAGCAAAGCTTCGGGATGGAGCCCACCTGTGGTAAAGGTGACGGTGGCCGGCTCACTGCTGACATTTTTGCTGCGGGCCACCAGTGACACCGTGTACTCGGTGTCGGGCTTCAGGCCTTCCAGGCTGTGCTGCTTGTCCGGCAGGAAGATCTCCACTTCGGCGCCCTCGGAGGAGGCTCGGCTGGGCTTGTAAAGCAGCGTCACCCGGTCCGTCGGCGCCGCGGGCTCAGACCAGCCGATCAGCGCCGAGGAATCGCTCACGTCCAACACTTGGAGCCGCTGCGGGGCGTCAATGTCTGCAGACGGGAAGAGTCGCGTCATTAGAGACCGTCGGGTGAGGTCAACACTTTGAAGGGGTGAGTCAAGACTTTAAAGAGCCAAGGCAAACACTTTGTTCAAAGTTGACAAAATGGAATCCAAAAGACACAGTTAATAGTTCCAGACAAAAGTCTGACGACAGACTTGAGCTCAGGCGTGACCTTGAAGTTATTTCGGAATGCTCCGGGGAATATTCAGGAAGTTCAAATGTCACGGAGCTAATTCcccaaattacaaaaaaaaaaaaaaagtaaaaaataactCACTGGTTGTGACTCGTTGGATCGTCGGTGGACCCCTGGTGTTGTTCTTTATAACGCTGATGGACACCTCGTAGTCCTGACCCGGGCCCAGGCCAGACTGGAGGAAGCGGTTTTGAGATGAGGGAACTGTGCTCACCACctttccattttcttctttcttaaaaaagaaagaacacccaaaaacatgcaaaaatcAGACAAGTGAATGCGAAATCATTTTCCATATGTTAAAAGAAACGCTGGCGACTAAATCAAAGGCATATTGTGCTGAGCAAAGATTTCCATGAAAAGGGCACGCTTTAGCACCTCGCACTCATAAAATCCCGGGAAAGCTTTCAAAGGAAACCCACCATGTTGCGGAAGTGGATCTCCCAGCCATCGTAGGGAAAGTTGAGCTGCTCCCACACCAGCTCGACGGAGGTCTCGTTCACAGACTTGAATCTCAAAGCTTTTGGTTTCGGAAGAGCTGCGAAGATTCAAACCAAAACCATCGGAAAAACATTTGGGAATTTTCCTAAATGAGCTGAACAGGCTAAATTTAGAATAGGTTGAATTGATGGGaactggtcttttttttttttttttccacataatAGCTTTTGGGTACCTGTGGCCACGCTGGCGCTAACCGGCACACTCCTCTCGTTGCTCAGAATGGCGTAGACCTTGATGCTGTACTCCAAACCCGGCTCCAGCTCGTTGAGCGTGGCCGTGCTTTTGTCTCCGGGCACGGTCAAGTCCAAAAGGAGCCCGCCGGGTTGGGTGGGCACATACGTGACCAGGTATTGGGTCACCAGCATGTCGTTGATCCAGGATAAGTCCACCGTCTCCGTGGTGATTTCACCCACGGTGAGATTCTTAGGACGAGACActgggaggaagaaaaaaaaaaaaaaaaggttctcaTGGTCCAGTGCGCACAAGCTAATGCAAGCTCCAGAGAAACATCTGGAAGTAGTGAAAGAGATGccgaagacaaaaaaaaaaaaaaagtgctcacAAGAATATATTTGGGGGGAGCGATTTTAAAAAGACTTCCAACCATATATTAGGCAAGACAATTTAAAGCAGTGGTTATGAAAGTGGCTTCAAGGAGCCGTAAAGTGATTTGCAATAAATTACAGAATGTGGAGTTATTTAAAAGTGCCTACCTACATATGGGAATGTGACAATAAAAGGAAGACACGAAACCTTGGTTACCTTCAGAGCAGTCTTCTCCGATGTAGCCTTCGTCGCAGATGCACTGACCCTGGACACAGAGTCCTCTGTTGTGGCAGCCGTTGAGGCAGCTCCTCTCTGCACAGCTTACCCCTTCGTACCCGCTTTCACACTGGCACTTTCCCTTGACGCAGCGCCCCCTGCCGTTGCACTTCTCCGGACAGGTGAGCCGGGAGCAGTCGCGGCCCGAGTAGCCGTCTTGACAGACGCACACGCCGTCGCGGCAGTGGCCTCGAGCCAGGCAGTCGTTGGGGCAAGCCTTACGACCGCAGTCGTCGCCGGCAAAGCCTTCATTGCACACGCACTGTCCGTCCAGGCAGCGCCCGCGATTGCGACAGTTGCGGGGGCAGCTCAGCAGGGCGCAGTCGTCGCCGGTGAAGCCGGCGTGGCACGCGCAGCGGCCCTCCACGCAGTCCCCGCGACCGTAGCAGTTGGCCGGGCAGGTTTTGACGCCGCAGTCCTCGCCGCCGAAGCCTTCGTCGCACACGCACTGCCCGTTGACGCAGCGCCCCCTCTGCAGGCAATCGTTGGGACAGGAAAGGTCGCCGCAGTTGTCTCCTCGGAAGCCGAGGTCGCAGGCGCAGCGCCCGTCCACGCACTGGCCTCGGCCGTTGCAGTCGTCGGGACACGCCAAGCGGGCGCAGTCGTCGCCTCGGTAGGCGTCGTCGCAGACGCACATTCCGTTGAAGCAGGCGCCTCGATTGTTGCAGTCATTCAGGCAAGCGAAGCGGGAGCAGTCGTCGCCGCCGTAACCCGCCGCGCATGCGCAACGGCCATCCGCGCAGATGCCGTTACCGTGGCAGTCGGCGGGACAGCTGAGCTGTCCGCAGTCCTCGCCGGTAAATCCGGGCTCGCAGCGGCAGCTTCCATTGACGCACAGCCCGTGACCCAGGCAATCGTTGAGGCAGAGCAGCTCGGAGCAGTCGGAACCGGTCCAGGGCTCGTCGCAGACACACTTGCCGTCCTCACAATGGCCGTGGTCTTCGCAGTTTTCAGGGCACtccatgtcggtgcagttgCTGCCCTTCCAGCCGGGCTCGCACGTGCATCGGCACGTCTCGGCGCTGTAGTTTCCGTGGCCACCGCACAGCGGACCGCTCCTCGCGTTCCTCGCTGCCTGGGCTTCGCAGCAGACGCTCGCGCCGCCCCCGCACTGGCTCCTCAACGCCGACACTTCGCCCTCCAGCATCTCGATGCGGCTCAGCAGGTCTCGGACTCGCGGCAGGTCGGCGGCGCAGCCGCAGGCCCGGCGAGGTATGTTGATGCGGTGGGTGAAGACGATCTGGCTCTCACCGTCGGCGGGAAGGTAGCGGCCGGAGGTGACGGCCGTTTCCGTAGGCGCTGTGCTCTCCGTGGCGTCCAGGTCGACAGAGCACAGGTGGCCAG
Protein-coding sequences here:
- the LOC119131326 gene encoding tenascin-like isoform X2, yielding MVPRVHTFCLLVSALLGFSSAGLVTKILRHRRHLPQENNVTSSGADRQPVVFNHVYNINVPAGHLCSVDLDATESTAPTETAVTSGRYLPADGESQIVFTHRINIPRRACGCAADLPRVRDLLSRIEMLEGEVSALRSQCGGGASVCCEAQAARNARSGPLCGGHGNYSAETCRCTCEPGWKGSNCTDMECPENCEDHGHCEDGKCVCDEPWTGSDCSELLCLNDCLGHGLCVNGSCRCEPGFTGEDCGQLSCPADCHGNGICADGRCACAAGYGGDDCSRFACLNDCNNRGACFNGMCVCDDAYRGDDCARLACPDDCNGRGQCVDGRCACDLGFRGDNCGDLSCPNDCLQRGRCVNGQCVCDEGFGGEDCGVKTCPANCYGRGDCVEGRCACHAGFTGDDCALLSCPRNCRNRGRCLDGQCVCNEGFAGDDCGRKACPNDCLARGHCRDGVCVCQDGYSGRDCSRLTCPEKCNGRGRCVKGKCQCESGYEGVSCAERSCLNGCHNRGLCVQGQCICDEGYIGEDCSEVSRPKNLTVGEITTETVDLSWINDMLVTQYLVTYVPTQPGGLLLDLTVPGDKSTATLNELEPGLEYSIKVYAILSNERSVPVSASVATALPKPKALRFKSVNETSVELVWEQLNFPYDGWEIHFRNMKEENGKVVSTVPSSQNRFLQSGLGPGQDYEVSISVIKNNTRGPPTIQRVTTNIDAPQRLQVLDVSDSSALIGWSEPAAPTDRVTLLYKPSRASSEGAEVEIFLPDKQHSLEGLKPDTEYTVSLVARSKNVSSEPATVTFTTALDAPRELLAVLQTENSITLTWRNNQADVDNYRVKYSPLSGAAHGEEVFPRGPGQSTTATITGLKPGTEYGIGVTSVKNERESLPTTINAATDLDPPQGLEQAESTETSIRIRWEKPHAKVSRYRLVYVSRDGQVEEAEIPASETTFVLPDLTPATSYTVTLTAERGHRMSSPVTLVASTAEAARPSASPSAGPSAGPSAGPSAGPSAGPSAGPSAGPSAGPSARPSARPSARPSARPSVANLTFSDITWDGFTASWSPSGGDFDSFVVEVTNLDDMAQSQNLSVSGGALSLGLWGLNTNTTYMVVLYPLYRDTFLEPVYGQATTEAEPEVEHLFVSDITADSFRVSWAADEDLFDRFVIKLRDSKRLARPQEHIVHGAERTRLITGLMAGTEYEIELYGLSLDHRSQPIIGVAQTGLTTPKGLRFSDVTDSSAVVHWSTPQSAVDNYHITYAPFEGGNPMSVTVDGGVLQALLPNMSPGRMYQVTINAVKGLEESEPSGDVITTALDRPQSLTALNITDSSARLRWEPPVAAVDGYVITYNSESAAPIVERVSGTELQIGSLLPGTLYSVELFATREAQMSASVLTQFTTKVDPPRDLVAVNIQTDCATLTWRPPQTAISGYSLTFSAADGTTREVMLSSTASSYNMAQLARSTEYTVHLQAIATAGRSQHGTTVFSTVGHLHNYPRDCAELFQNGENTSGVYAIYVAGVESQLIQVYCDMETDGGGWLVFLRRQNGRLEFFRNWKNYTAGFGNMNDEFWLGLGNLHKITAAGQYVLRVDLRDAGDIAYAQYDKFSIAEPRTRYKLYIGAYSGTAGDSMTYHQGRPFSTFDNDNDIAVTNCALSYKGAFWYKNCHRVNLMGKYGDKSHSKGVNWFHWKGHETSIEFAEMKLRPANFGNPESRRKRS